Proteins from a genomic interval of Lycium ferocissimum isolate CSIRO_LF1 chromosome 2, AGI_CSIRO_Lferr_CH_V1, whole genome shotgun sequence:
- the LOC132045151 gene encoding uncharacterized protein LOC132045151: MVGILARRPFSHRILTWDNRETEISCEPAINNSDTVFSFLDEEGQSSSPESVNDDVYVKNEDQDEDEENEYKENVEDNQFWETQHQLLQAVLCRTTSLESQIRSITKETVKVTKQSENGCNCRKMVNDVCRNCLMKEVCSRLQNAGFNSAICKSKWKSSPDIPSGEHAFIDVVDNSSSKKGEVRVIIELNFRGEFELAKASEEYNRLVKCLPEVFVGKIERLLSLIKILCNAAKKCMKEKKIHIAPWRKQKYMQAKWLKTVERRAANNKTTLSNADYTIPLPRRPRASMLTMDLLEFLPNLHCTAVVA; encoded by the exons ATGGTTGGAATATTGGCTAGGAGACCATTCAGTCACCGGATTTTGACCTGGGATAACCGGGAAACTGAGATTTCCTGCGAGCCTGCGATAAATAATTCAGATACAGTTTTCAGTTTTTTGGACGAGGAGGGTCAAAGTTCATCACCTGAAAGTGTTAACGATGATGTTTATGTTAAAAACGAAGACCAAGATGAAGACGAAGAAAATGAATACAAAGAAAACGTTGAAGACAACCAATTCTGGGAAACTCAACATCAACTTTTACAA gCTGTTTTATGCCGGACAACATCATTAGAATCACAGATCCGAAGCATTACTAAAGAGACAGTAAAAGTAACAAAGCAGTCGGAAAATGGCTGCAATTGCCGGAAAATGGTCAACGATGTTTGCCGGAACTGTCTGATGAAAGAGGTGTGTAGTCGTCTACAAAATGCAGGTTTTAACTCTGCAATTTGCAAGTCTAAGTGGAAGAGCTCACCAGATATTCCCTCAG GTGAACACGCATTCATAGACGTGGTGGACAATTCGAGTTCTAAGAAAGGAGAAGTGAGGGtaattattgaattaaattttagAGGCGAATTCGAATTAGCCAAAGCAAGCGAAGAATATAATCGACTGGTCAAATGCCTGCCAGAAGTGTTTGTTGGGAAAATCGAAAGATTACTATCATTAATCAAGATTTTGTGCAATGCTGCAAAGAAGTGCATGAAGGAGAAGAAAATACATATAGCACCATGGAGGAAACAAAAATACATGCAAGCTAAGTGGCTTAAAACAGTCGAACGAAGGGCAGCAAATAATAAAACAACGTTATCCAACGCTGATTATACAATCCCACTGCCACGGCGGCCAAGGGCATCCATGCTTACAATGGATTTGTTGGAATTTTTGCCTAATTTACATTGCACTGCAGTTGTGGCGTAA
- the LOC132045160 gene encoding uncharacterized protein LOC132045160: protein MARRPLIQRILTCDNRETDFSGDYAINISDTVFSFLDEDGQGSSLESVSDDVYVEDENEEKDNSTENVEDNQFWETQHQLLQAVLCRTTTLESQIRSITKETVKEASENDCCNCSWKMVNNISCRNCLMKKVCSRLQNAGFNSAICKSKWKSSPDIPSGEHAFIDVVDNSSTKKGEVRVIIELNFRGEFELAKASEEYNRLVKCLPEVFVGKVERLLSVIQILCNAAKKCMKEKKIHIAPWRKQKYMQAKWLKTFQRMTAKSPVSVYEYSSRLPRPKASMLTADLLENFPSVHCTAVEAV, encoded by the exons ATGGCTAGAAGACCTCTAATTCAGCGGATTTTAACGTGTGACAACCGGGAAACTGATTTTTCCGGTGACTATGCTATTAATATTTCTGACACTGTTTTTAGTTTTCTTGACGAGGATGGTCAAGGTTCGTCACTAGAAAGTGTCAGTGATGACGTTTatgttgaagatgaaaatgaggAGAAAGATAATAGTACTGAAAATGTTGAAGACAATCAGTTCTGGGAAACTCAACATCAGCTTTTGCAA GCTGTATTATGCCGGACAACAACATTAGAATCACAGATCCGAAGCATTACTAAAGAAACAGTGAAAGAAGCATCAGAAAATGACTGCTGTAATTGCAGCTGGAAAATGGTCAACAATATTAGTTGCCGAAATTGTCTGATGAAAAAGGTGTGTAGTCGCCTACAAAATGCAGGTTTCAACTCTGCAATTTGCAAGTCCAAGTGGAAGAGCTCACCAGATATTCCCTCAG GTGAACACGCATTCATAGACGTGGTGGACAATTCGAGCACTAAAAAGGGAGAAGTGAGGGtaattattgaattaaattttcGAGGGGAGTTCGAATTAGCGAAAGCAAGCGAAGAATACAATCGACTGGTCAAATGCCTGCCAGAAGTGTTTGTTGGGAAAGTAGAGAGATTATTGTCAGTAATACAGATATTGTGCAATGCTGCAAAGAAGTGCATGAAGGAGAAGAAAATACATATAGCGCCATGGAGGAAACAAAAATACATGCAAGCTAAGTGGCTTAAAACATTCCAACGTATGACCGCTAAATCTCCAGTATCCGTTTACGAATATTCAAGCCGATTGCCACGGCCGAAGGCATCTATGCTTACTGCTGATTTATTGGAAAATTTTCCAAGTGTACATTGTACTGCTGTTGAAGCGGTATGA